The nucleotide window CCCTCCTCCTGATCGGGACTTTTGCCGGGTACCTGCTCGGCGCCCTGTACGGCATCGCCCTCATGCTCGCAGGCCGCGGTGGCCCGGCGACCAGGATCCCGTTCGGCCCGTTCCTGCTCGCCGGGGCATTCGCCGGCGTGATCCTGGGCTCGTACACCCAGTGAACCGGGCGTGAGCTGCGAGAACCTTCAACAGCCCCGATGGTGCTCGTCGGAATGTATCCATCCCTTGCTCTGAGCAGTTCCTGACGGCCGCTCCGCCTGAACATCGCACGAGGCCTTGCACCGGCAGATCGGCACCCGTGTACCGGTCTTGGACATGAGCGATCTGCCAGCGCCCGTGCGGCTCAACGCCGTCCTGCACGAGCTGCTGACCCTCCTGTGACAACCCTGCAGGGACGGGCACGACGAAGGCCCCCGTCGCCGAGGGCCCGTCTACCTCCGCTCACACGGAGAAGGAATCGCGACCATCGAGCCCCATGGGGCAAGCCCACAGGTCACCTCCGCTCGCGCGCAGAGCGCCTTATGAGCCCCAGATGTGAGCATCCCCCGGAATCCGCCCCTCGCCGACGCTACTGGTGCAGTGGGTCCCGCAGCATCGTGGCGAAGACCGGTGAGTCGGCGAATGGCTGCTGGGCGCCGATGTCCCGGTAGCCCCAGGATTCGTAGACCGCCTTCAGCCTGCCATTGGAGCGGGTGGGGTCGACGAGGAGGGTGGCTCGCTCCTCGGTGCGTTCGGCGAGCAGGGTTTCGTGCAGGAGGCGGGAGGTCCCCGCGCCCGCTGTGCCTCGGAACGCCTCGCGGACCAGGACCTCTTGGACAGCGAAGGTGCGGCTGCCTGTCTCGTGGGTGAAGTCGTCCGGCTGAGGCTCTCGCATTGAGGACCACCACAGCGATCCGCGCACGAGGGGTGAGCCGAAGATGTAGCCCGCTGGCTCGTCGTCCTGGTAGGCGATGATGACCTCCCAGCCGTCCCGGGACGCGTAGCTGGTTAGGCGCTCGTCGAATCGGTCCACGGCGTTGAAGGGGTCGTCCATCAGCCCGAATTGTGTGCGGACCTCCACGTGGATGTCGAGGATGAGCTGCCGGTGCTTGTCCACGTCGTCGGTGCGCAGGAGGTGCAGGGAGCCGGTGTCCGTCATGCGACCGCCGTTCGGTAGTAGGCCCGCCAGCCGCGGGCCTCGGGGTTTCGGGGGGCGAGGGTGGTGACCTGTTCGGTGAAGCGGTCCAGGAGACCGCGGACGCGGGCGTGCCGCATCATCCCGGCGGGGATGCAGTGCGCAGTGGATACGGCCTGTTCGATGTCGTGTTGACCAAGCTGGGCAACGGCGAGGTTGGCGCGGAGGAGCGCCTTGTTCCGCTGGAGGTCCGGCCGCACGTACGCGAGGCTGCGGTGTGCGTGCTTCTCAGCCTCGGGCCAACGGGTGAGGCGCATGCTCGTGACCATGGCGAGGTGGTCGTGTTCGGCCTGGTCGTAGTAGTGAATCCAGGCCGGGCGGTGCTTGTTCGGGTCTGAGCGGTCGAGTGCCTTTTGGGCCAGGTCCAGGTAGCGCATGGCGCTCCTGGCGTCGCCGAGTTCGGCCTGCGTGAGCGCTATGCGGGACATCGCGAGCGACGCGAACAGGGGGTCGCGCCGTGTGATGGAGGAGGCCCGCGCTTTCTCGGCTGCGGCCAGGGCGTCGGCAGGGCGGTCCAGGTTCCGGAACAGGACGCTCGCGTGACTCCATACGCGGAACTCGGTGGCGGGGTCTCCGGACAGGCCGGCGAGGCGGATGGTTCTGTCGAGGTGGTACTCCGCCAACTCGAAGCGTTCGCCGTCGATGGCTGCCCACATGGCGCTGTTGGAGAAGGCCGCGGCGACTGTGTACAGCTCGGAGCGGATGCGCGCTGAGGAGGTGTTCGCCTGCTGGAGGCTGATCACGTTGTCGGTGATGTCCTGGGCGCGCTTCTCCAACTCTGGGGTGCCGCCGTGCATGCTCTCTGCGGTGGTCCAGGCGACGAGTTCAGCCCGTAGCACCTCGACGTCATTGGAGTTGAGGCGGTGACGGCGGGGACCTGATGGCGTTGCCGTGGAGACACCGGCGGCGGTGGCCGCGGCTAGGAAGGTGCGGCGGTACAAGTCGTCGTCCTCGGATGCTGGGGAGAGGTTTGATGTCTTTCTCCCCCGGGATGCGAAGCCTAACTCTGTGGCTGGGAGACCCGTCAGCCTCTCCAGCGCAGTCCGCAGCAGAGCGTTGGGGGATCGGTGCTCTCCCTTGAGCAGCTTCCAGACGTGTCTTTCGTTGACTGTGCCGGGGTGGCCCGTCAGCTTCTCGATCTCTGTGTTGACCTGGGACGTCAGCTCCTTGACAACCAAGCCGTGCGCCGCCATCCATGATGCGAGCGCCTCGTTCCGTGTCCCCGACATGACGCAACGTTAGAGCGGCTCATCGAAGCGACGGGTAAAAGGATAGTCAAAACGGCAGGGTGCTTGCAGGCAACTTTCGGGTGTGACGGCAGCGACAGCGGCGGTGGTGCGGCTGTTTTCTGGATGCCCAGGACGAGCACGACCGTGG belongs to Streptomyces graminofaciens and includes:
- a CDS encoding N-acetyltransferase; this encodes MTDTGSLHLLRTDDVDKHRQLILDIHVEVRTQFGLMDDPFNAVDRFDERLTSYASRDGWEVIIAYQDDEPAGYIFGSPLVRGSLWWSSMREPQPDDFTHETGSRTFAVQEVLVREAFRGTAGAGTSRLLHETLLAERTEERATLLVDPTRSNGRLKAVYESWGYRDIGAQQPFADSPVFATMLRDPLHQ